CTGCCACAGGTAAGCAGTTAAAGCAATCAATAAAAGTTTTCCACAGCTTCACACTATATCTTCTTTTACATTCATCATAGAATCCGTATATTCTATTTATTGAAGCACATTCGTGATTACctcttaataaaaaaaaattttcaggatattttattttatatgctaataataaacaaatggTTTCTAAACTTTGTTTTCCTCTATCCACATAATCacctatataaataaaatagatatatatatatatataaatagatatatatgaaaacatttatgtatatacatatatatatatatatatatatatattatatttcttttttatgttaaCCTAAAAATAGATAATTTGCATCGGGTGGAAATCCACCATATTCAAATAACCTTAACAAATCATAAAACTGTCCATGGATATCTccacatatttttattggtGCTTCTAATTCTAATAAAATTGGTtggtttaaaaatatttctctACTTGATAagcataatatttttatttcattttctgtcaaatttacattttttccTGGTCTAGTTCCACGAACTTCTATTAGTTTTGATATTACATTATCTATATCTATTTCTAATgccataataaatatttacttgagcaaatttatattaatccttcaaatgatataataataattcttccaacaattattttattaatcatTAAGaatgaatttattttatattatatttttttttattctttttatattatttttttattatttttttattatttttttatatttttttttggaattttttttattttattttatttttttttttctatcgTCTTTATGTGTGtcctttaattatatatatatatatatattatatatatatatatatatatatatatacatatttatcatatattataaataattctttttaaatattttatatattttccttcttttttttttttttttttttttttctgattatgaattatataatttaataattttgaaaaacaaaaaaaaatataaacattggTTTATATTGCTTGAAATTGTCagatgaaataaaagaaagttacatatacaaaaataatcttggatatataatttttttgtaacatataatatatatatatatatgtttatttatttaatatatacacctcatttataatataattcttcCAATTATGTTCTGTCTTTAGAAGTACTACACAAAGAACAATTATTATTctcttttttattcttttgtaTATGAGAAGGACAATTTGATATAATCTTTATTGTTATATCTTGAATATtattaagttttttttttttttttttttttttttttttttttaattatatgtatatatatatttatttatatatatatgcatataaaaaGATTTAACTacgtattaataatattcctaaataatatataattatttttccttCTCATAATTATTgcaatatataacaaaacatattttctttttccagtatta
This DNA window, taken from Plasmodium sp. gorilla clade G2 genome assembly, contig: PADLG01_00_58, whole genome shotgun sequence, encodes the following:
- a CDS encoding serine/threonine protein phosphatase PP1, putative, with protein sequence MALEIDIDNVISKLIEVRGTRPGKNVNLTENEIKILCLSSREIFLNQPILLELEAPIKICGDIHGQFYDLLRLFEYGGFPPDANYLFLGDYVDRGKQSLETICLLLAYKIKYPENFFLLRGNHECASINRIYGFYDECKRRYSVKLWKTFIDCFNCLPVAAIIDEKIFCMHGGLSPELNNMEQIRKITRPTDVPDNGLLCDLLWSDPEKEINGWGENDRGVSFTFGQDVVHNFLRKHELDLICRAHQVVEDGYEFFAKRQLVTLFSAPNYCGEFDNAGAMMSVDETLMCSFQILKPVEKKKAAN